A part of Brettanomyces bruxellensis chromosome 3, complete sequence genomic DNA contains:
- the AFG3 gene encoding AAA ATPase afg3 (MEROPS:MER0002600), with translation MRKTFPRLNANWGAGMNGKTNNGSTGSNGNKSSGNKGNKNNNNNNNNNNPMGNFSWKDWVVPTLFMFLLMNGMGISSADRGAQLTFQDFKVNYLSKGLVRRVVVINGAYAEAELMSGIPRHVGFTIGSPDVFDREMEEAQDKLRIPSNERIPISYETRTSIWTYIMPFVPTLLLVGGGYYLLMQMRKRGPKGTGGPFDSIMNVGKSKAKLFNQDTNIKVKFKDVAGCDEAKAEIMEFVNFLKQPQRYERLGAKIPRGAILAGPPGTGKTLLAKATAGEAGVPFLSVSGSEFVEMFVGVGASRVRDLFATARKLAPSIIFIDEIDAIGGAREKSPMRANDEKEATLNQLLVEMDGFDTSDHVVVLAGTNRSDMLDKALLRPGRFDRHIYLDKPDIEGRKAIYKVHLRPIKLKEPVTDTFAGRLAAMTPGFSGADIANCCNEAALIAARHNANYVELKDFEQAIERVIVGLANKTRVLSPEEKKTVAYHEAGHAICGWYLKYADPLLKVSIIPRGQAALGYAQYLPPDQYLISREQFQHKMIMALGGRVSEELHFPSVTTGAADDLQKVTKMANAMVLKLGMSKKLGTIVFEPKDTQMQVHKPFSEETFEVIDTEVHRLINDAHARCKELLTSKIDEVDKVAKELLKKEVITRDDMIRLLGPRPFKEQNDAFRKYLLPKDEDGGENPHNDSGKPEPEPVA, from the coding sequence ATGCGCAAAACCTTTCCGCGGCTGAATGCAAACTGGGGGGCTGGTATGAATGGTAAGACTAATAATGGAAGTACCGGTAGCAATGGGAATAAGAGTAGCGGTAACAAAGGcaacaaaaataacaataacaacaataacaacaataatCCAATGGGTAACTTCTCGTGGAAAGACTGGGTGGTGCCTACTCTTTTCATGTTTCTTCTTATGAATGGAATGGGTATATCATCAGCAGACCGTGGGGCGCAGCTCACGTTCCAAGATTTCAAAGTGAATTACCTTAGTAAGGGTTTGGTCAGGCGGGTTGTTGTGATCAATGGGGCATATGCAGAAGCAGAGTTGATGTCTGGAATTCCTCGCCATGTTGGATTCACGATTGGATCTCCGGATGTTTTTGATCGGGAGATGGAAGAGGCCCAGGACAAGTTGCGGATTCCAAGCAATGAGCGAATTCCTATTTCGTACGAGACGAGAACCAGCATATGGACATACATAATGCCGTTTGTTCCAACGCTTCTTTTGGTTGGTGGAGGCTATTATCTTCTCATGCAGATGCGGAAGAGGGGCCCAAAGGGTACCGGCGGGCCGTTCGACTCAATTATGAACGTTGGAAAATCCAAGGCGAAGTTGTTCAACCAGGACACAAACATCAAGGTGAAGTTCAAAGACGTGGCGGGATGCGATGAGGCAAAGGCAGAAATCATGGAGTTTGTCAACTTCTTGAAGCAGCCACAGAGATACGAGCGTTTGGGTGCAAAAATCCCCCGTGGTGCTATTTTGGCTGGTCCTCCCGGTACAGGTAAAACGTTGCTTGCCAAAGCTACTGCTGGAGAAGCAGGTGTTCCATTTCTTTCAGTTTCCGGTTCTGAATTCGTCGAGATGTTTGTAGGTGTTGGTGCTTCACGTGTGCGTGATTTGTTTGCCACGGCAAGAAAGCTGGCTCCTAGCATTATCTTCATCGATGAGATAGATGCCATTGGTGGTGCACGTGAGAAGTCGCCGATGCGtgcaaatgatgaaaaggagGCCACTTTGAACCAGTTGTTGGTCGAAATGGATGGATTCGACACCTCTGACCATGTTGTTGTGTTGGCTGGTACAAACAGATCAGATATGCTAGATAAAGCTTTGCTTAGGCCGGGAAGATTTGACAGGCACATCTACTTGGATAAGCCAGACATCGAAGGCAGAAAGGCCATCTACAAGGTTCACCTAAGGCCAATCAAGTTGAAGGAGCCCGTCACGGACACTTTTGCAGGTAGGCTAGCAGCCATGACTCCGGGATTTTCAGGTGCTGATATTGCCAACTGCTGTAATGAGGCTGCTTTGATTGCCGCCAGGCATAATGCCAATTATGTTGAGCTTAAGGACTTTGAGCAGGCAATAGAGAGGGTGATCGTTGGATTGGCAAATAAGACCAGGGTCCTCTCTCcagaggagaaaaagaccGTTGCCTACCACGAGGCTGGCCATGCGATCTGTGGATGGTATTTAAAATATGCTGATCCATTGTTGAAGGTTTCCATCATTCCTCGGGGACAAGCTGCGTTGGGTTATGCTCAGTACCTTCCGCCGGACCAGTATTTGATTTCACGCGAGCAGTTTCAGCATAAGATGATTATGGCCTTGGGAGGACGAGTTTCAGAGGAGTTGCATTTCCCATCTGTCACCACAGGTGCTGCAGATGACCTACAAAAGGTTACAAAGATGGCTAATGCCATGGTTTTGAAGCTAGGAATGTCGAAGAAACTAGGAACGATCGTTTTTGAACCTAAAGACACCCAGATGCAGGTGCATAAGCCATTCAGTGAAGAGACGTTCGAGGTCATCGACACTGAGGTGCATCGTTTGATCAATGATGCTCATGCAAGGTGTAAGGAGCTTCTCACATCAAAAATTGATGAGGTCGACAAGGTTGCGAAGgagcttttgaagaaagaggtaATTACCAGGGATGACATGATTCGTCTTTTGGGCCCAAGGCCTTTCAAGGAACAGAATGATGCTTTTAGGAAATATCTTTTACCGAAGGATGAGGATGGTGGAGAAAATCCACATAATGACTCAGGAAAGCCGGAACCAGAGCCTGTTGCTTGA
- a CDS encoding uncharacterized protein (SECRETED:SignalP(1-22)), which produces MHFLTQLAAFLFTGQFVRSASGCSLDNQTQNSILVSNSSIKIPTQEHDLRIRHQKITNFSYPGEEYLEIRPLERNNILLSFNFESNHSCGLHHKEGDTIHYDTFPKAIGSILRDTNTRELHLRFGQGWYDSDVWGKLPRQGFENGGSGVELWALIESDTRVEAMTQWNQLVNYLSGLFCASLNFIDSSSTTSPVTLFQPDDSALLNIPLKSQLHLFRSALPREPVCTENLTPFLKILPTKGKAGIASLLTGRKVFDSEWSSMAVDIFTICESPTNCHYQIKQSIDLVKNIPRVLERNIMPIPKPIPGDELRCDTSKKHDLFHCFPLPESNKLDFDLWDLFGRVIHGGPLMESKISSVCVDTDRSAWNITLNATLPLSELEETRSGKTCYNIDTGADYDIRFSTNDSTHITPLENPPIYASRSLSGYSQDSGGFRIDIFNPTDEDLDVVIFETFPWFVKFISSYVVHCSEWDNHV; this is translated from the coding sequence atgcattttctgACACAGTTGGCCGCATTCCTATTTACAGGCCAATTTGTGCGATCTGCTTCAGGATGCTCGTTAGATAATCAAACACAAAATAGTATCTTGGTGAGTAACAGTTCTATTAAAATCCCAACCCAGGAACATGATCTTCGAATTCGCCATCAGAAAATAACAAACTTCTCTTACCCAGGCGAGGAATATTTAGAAATAAGACCTCTTGAGAGAAACAATATTCTGCTCTCATTCAATTTCGAGTCTAACCATTCTTGCGGATTACATCATAAAGAAGGGGATACAATACATTACGACACATTTCCGAAAGCAATTGGGTCAATTCTTCGAGATACGAACACGAGAGAGCTTCATCTTCGGTTCGGCCAGGGATGGTATGACTCGGATGTCTGGGGTAAACTTCCAAGACAGGGATTTGAAAACGGAGGCAGTGGGGTTGAACTCTGGGCATTAATTGAGTCTGATACGAGAGTGGAGGCCATGACTCAATGGAATCAATTGGTGAACTATCTTTCTGGTCTTTTTTGTGCCTCTTTAAACTTCATCGACTCTTCTTCCACCACAAGTCCGGTCACACTATTCCAACCTGATGATTCCGCGCTTCTAAACATACCTTTAAAGAGCCAACTACATCTTTTCCGAAGCGCTCTACCAAGGGAGCCCGTGTGTACAGAGAATCTAACTCCTTTCCTTAAGATCTTACCTACAAAGGGCAAAGCCGGAATAGCCTCTCTTCTCACCGGTAGAAAAGTGTTTGATTCGGAGTGGTCATCTATGGCAGTTGATATTTTCACCATATGCGAAAGTCCCACCAACTGCCACTACCAAATCAAGCAGTCCATTGACTTGGTGAAGAATATTCCTCGCGTTCTTGAGAGAAATATTATGCCAATTCCAAAGCCAATCCCGGGAGATGAGCTTCGTTGCGATACATCCAAGAAGCACGATCTCTTCCACTGCTTCCCATTACCTGAATCAAACAAACTTGACTTTGACCTATGGGATCTCTTTGGTCGTGTTATTCACGGCGGGCCATTAATGGAATCGAAGATTTCATCGGTTTGTGTAGATACCGATAGATCCGCCTGGAACATTACGTTGAATGCCACGCTACCTTTATCGGAGTTGGAAGAAACTAGAAGTGGAAAAACCTGCTATAATATAGACACCGGTGCAGACTACGATATTCGGTTTTCGACGAACGACTCTACACATATAACTCCATTAGAAAATCCGCCAATTTATGCTTCCAGATCGCTCTCAGGCTATTCGCAAGATAGTGGTGGTTTCAGAATTGATATATTCAATCCAACAGACGAGGACTTGGATGTGGTCATTTTTGAGACGTTCCCATGGTTTGTGAAATTTATATCTTCATACGTTGTCCATTGCAGTGAATGGGACAACCATGTATGA